Below is a window of Fervidobacterium thailandense DNA.
AGGACCTATCGTACATTTCCCGGAACTTGGCAAAAACATAGTCTGGCTTTGATCGATAAGGAAAATATCACTCCCCGGTGCGCTGTTGCACCGGGGAGTGTTCTCAAAAACTGGGGGGAAAGTAATGCAAGGCACTTTTCTCGCGCGTCCTGGCCAGCAACTTCTTGAACATTTGAAAAATGTTCGAGAAATTGCTAAATGCATAGCAGAGGAGATTTCCATCGACGAACATGAACAGTTTAAGGACATTGTGAGCATAGTGGCAGTATTCCACGATATTGGCAAATACACCACCTATTTTCAGAGGAAACTGTTAGGCGAAGCTGTCAACCCAAAACTATCAGACCACTCTTACATCTCAGCTGTTCTTGGTGCAGCTTATACAATGCAAAAATTTAAAGAACCAGCTCTTGTCCAAAAATTTGCCCCTCTAATAGCCTTCACCGCAATTCTTGCTCATCACGGTAATCTTCCTGATGTTTCCGAGGAAATCCCTCGAATCACGAAACAAGACATGGCAAAGGGAATCAACTACGTACTCGAAGAATTAACAGGAATTCACAACGAAAGGATAAAGAAATTAAAAAAACAACTGGAAGATTTGCAAAAAAACTTTGAAGTTATAACTTCCGAACTCTCAGATCTCGAGGTGTTTCTCACTCCGGACATTTTCACCTTGGAAAATTGCGTTAAAACACTCTACCATCTCCGCAGACTGTTACTTGAACTGGAAAATTCTCCAGAAGAACATGCTGAATTAATTGCCTTATGGGTTCAATTAGCATTTTCAATTCTCGTTGATGCCGACAAAAAAGACGCATCCGGTGCCTACTTATATGTCGGTGAGAGACGTCAAATACCGCACGATCTTGTTGATCGTTACATCCACCACAAAGAATTCCCCGATAGTCCCATGAATTGGATTAGAGTTGAATTAAGGAAAAATGTGCAAAACAGCCTAAACGAAATCCAACAACTTTTGAGTAGAAAAAGTGGCTTAATATTGACGCTAACCGCGCCGACGGGAGCTGGCAAGACATTGACAGCTCTTGATTTTGCATTGAAACTCAGAAAATTGATTGAACAGGAACGTGGATACACACCGCGAATCATCTACTCTTTGCCGTACATCTCGATTATAGAGCAGAACTTATCAGTCATAGAAGAAGTACTTGGGCTGATGGATGATTTCAAAAAAGACAGATCAGGATATTTAATTGCACATTACCACCTTGCCGAATCCTTAGCCGAGCCCGATGAAACTGAAATCGATTACAAAATTTATGATTCTCTTCAATTACTGATAGAAAGCTGGGATGCTGAGATAATAGTTACCACCTTCTGGCAACT
It encodes the following:
- a CDS encoding CRISPR-associated helicase/endonuclease Cas3, giving the protein MQGTFLARPGQQLLEHLKNVREIAKCIAEEISIDEHEQFKDIVSIVAVFHDIGKYTTYFQRKLLGEAVNPKLSDHSYISAVLGAAYTMQKFKEPALVQKFAPLIAFTAILAHHGNLPDVSEEIPRITKQDMAKGINYVLEELTGIHNERIKKLKKQLEDLQKNFEVITSELSDLEVFLTPDIFTLENCVKTLYHLRRLLLELENSPEEHAELIALWVQLAFSILVDADKKDASGAYLYVGERRQIPHDLVDRYIHHKEFPDSPMNWIRVELRKNVQNSLNEIQQLLSRKSGLILTLTAPTGAGKTLTALDFALKLRKLIEQERGYTPRIIYSLPYISIIEQNLSVIEEVLGLMDDFKKDRSGYLIAHYHLAESLAEPDETEIDYKIYDSLQLLIESWDAEIIVTTFWQLLHTMIGYRNKLLKKFHRFSGSIVILDEVQTIPAEHWPVVEKFLDLFSRRLGTIFVLMTATQPLIVEKKRKELNKDVHFLFKNLNRTTIVDRTDVSSLEELLDEILSCKEHKSRNLLFIFNTITESIKGFQIISKYLENVYYLSTNITPLDRLNRIHEIRESMSRKHPTVVVSTQVVEAGVDLDFDIVVREIGPLHSIVQTCGRCNRNALRPTATVFVTSINERAAKVVYGSIYIEATKEVLGKYFRNAGFINEEKFLELTEEFFRIIKERIAKEAESEEMWKNYLRLRFQSDSTQATISDYRLIKDEPRVSIFVCKDDEDEEILEIFKCILAEKDKSLRTKMYNTYKRKIHERMLHIFVDRAKKNLPPCIEYFEGLRFINKESLDVYYDTMTGFRYTDEELKGMIIW